One window of the Lynx canadensis isolate LIC74 chromosome D3, mLynCan4.pri.v2, whole genome shotgun sequence genome contains the following:
- the POLI gene encoding DNA polymerase iota isoform X3, giving the protein MVPEGGSSSRVIVHVDLDCFYAQVEMISNPELKGKPLGVQQKYLVVTCNYEARKLGVKKLMTVRDAKEKCPQLVLVNGEDLTRYREMSYKVTELLEEFSPVVERLGFDENFVDLTEMVEKRRQQLQSGELSALTVWGHVYNDQYVNLHDILHVRLLVGSQIAAEMREAMYNQLGLTGCAGVASNKLLAKLVSGVFKPNQQTVLLPESSQVLIQSLNHVKEMPGIGYKTTKRLEALGIRSVRDLQTFSSKILEKELGISVAQRIQKLSFGEDNSPVTPSGPPQSFSEEDSFKKCSSEVEAKNKIEELLASLLNRVCQDGRKPHTIRLIIRRYSPENHCSRESRQCPIPSHVIQKLGTGNYDVMTPMVDILMKLFRNMVNVKMPFHLTLLSVCLCNLKALTTAKKGTIDYYLTPSLSTTSRSGKRSFKMKDTHVEDFSKDKETSWDFLPSGRIESTRTGEAPVDTTHFSKEKDTDEFPLWSLSEGIDQEVFKELPVDIQEEILSGKSGEKLEGKESLSCPLHASRGVLSFFSTKQMKDSPLNPKDHLSSSKQMSSSCEPGTSGLSSSSCSSPSSQKDYSHYLDSRLKDEQMSQGPKESQGFHFSHTNPAVSIFHSFPNLQSEQLFSTNRTTDSHKEPLATVSHHEGLPENREQDSTDEKITFPSDIDPEVFYELPEEVQKELLAHWKRTGSDFHIVHK; this is encoded by the exons A TGGTGCCAGAAGGAGGTTCTTCATCCAGAGTCATAGTGCATGTGGATCTGGATTGCTTTTATGCACAAGTAGAAATGATATCAAATCCGGAACTGAAGGGTAAACCTTTAG gGGTTCAACAGAAATATTTGGTGGTTACCTGCAACTATGAAGCTAGGAAACTTGGAGTTAAGAAACTTATGACTGTCagagatgcaaaagaaaaatgtccacAGCTGGTATTAGTTAATGGAGAAGACTTGACACGTTACAGAGAGATGTCATATAAGGTTACAG AGTTGTTGGAAGAATTTAGTCCAGTTGTTGAGAGACTGGGATTTGATGAAAACTTTGTGGATCTAACAGAGATGGTTGAGAAGAGACGACAGCAGCTTCAAAGTGGTGAACTTTCAGCACTGACTGTGTGGGGTCATGTATATAATGACCAGT ATGTAAACCTGCATGACATCTTGCACGTCAGACTCCTTGTTGGATCTCAGATTGCAGCAGAGATGCGGGAAGCCATGTATAATCAACTGGGTCTCACTGGCTGTGCTGGAGTGGCTTCTAATAAATTATTGGCAAAATTAGTTTCTGGTGTTTTTAAACCAAATCAACAAACAGTCTTACTACCTGAAAGTTCTCAAGTTCTCATTCAGAGCTTGAACCATGTAAAGGAAATGCCTG GTATTGGCTATAAAACTACCAAACGTCTTGAAGCTCTGGGTATCAGAAGTGTGCGTGATCTCCAAACCTTTTCATCCAAAATACTAGAAAAGGAATTAGGAATTTCAGTTGCACAGCGTATTCAGAAGCTCAGTTTTGGAGAGGATAACTCTCCTGTGACACCCTCAGGACCACCTCAG TCCTTTAGTGAAgaggattcatttaaaaaatgttcatcgGAAGTTGAAGCTAAAAATAAGATTGAAGAACTACTTGCCAGTCTTTTGAACAG AGTATGCCAAGATGGAAGGAAGCCACATACAATAAGATTAATAATCCGTCGGTATTCACCTGAGAATCACTGTAGCCGTGAGAGTCGTCAGTGCCCTATTCCATCGCATGTAATTCAGAAGTTAGGGACAG gaaattatGATGTGATGACTCCAATGGTTGATATACTTATGAAACTTTTTCGAAATATGGTGAATGTGAAGATGCCATTTCATCTTACCCTTTTAAGTGTGTGCCTCTGCAACCTTAAAGCATTAACCACTGCTAAGAAAGGGACTATTGATTATTATTTAACACCATCATTATCGACAACTTCCCGCTCTGGCAAGCGCAGTTTT aaaatgaaagacaCTCATGTGGaagatttttccaaagacaaagaaacaagttGGGATTTTCTACCATCTGGAAGAATTGAAAGTACAAGAACTGGGGAAGCTCCAGTAGATActacacatttttctaaagaaaaagacaCTGATGAATTCCCACTCTGGTCACTTTCTGAAGGTATTGACCAAGAAGTCTTTAAGGAACTTCCAGTAGATATTCAAGAAGAAATCCTTTCTGGAAAATCTGGAGAAAAACTTGAAGGCAAAGAAAGTTTGAGTTGTCCATTACATGCTTCTAGAGGagtattatctttcttttctacaaaacaaatgaaagatagTCCCTTAAATCCTAAAGATCATTTATCCAGTAGCAAACAGATGTCTTCTTCCTGTGAACCAGGAACATCAGGTTTAAGTAGCAGTAGTTGCTCTTCTCCGTCTAGCCAAAAGGATTATTCACATTATTTAGACAGTAGATTAAAAGATGAGCAAATGAGTCAAGGACCTAAAGAATCTCAAGGATTTCACTTTTCACATACAAACCCCGCTGTAtctattttccattcatttccaaATTTGCAGAGTGAGCAACTTTTCTCCACAAACCGCACTACAGATAGCCATAAGGAACCACTAGCAACAGTCTCTCATCATGAAGGACTTCCAGAAAATAGAGAGCAAGATTCTACTGATGAGAAAATTACCTTTCCTTCTGACATTGATCCTGAAGTTTTCTATGAACTACCAGAAGAGGTACAAAAAGAGCTGTTGGCACACTGGAAGAGAACAGGATCAGATTTCCACATTGTACATAAATAA